From one Halosimplex rubrum genomic stretch:
- a CDS encoding DUF302 domain-containing protein, translating to MTLPIDPTEIDPDDFGEAQTTLQMDHEEAVERVREAFTDVGMGIPVEFSPSEMLNEKVDADRDPYYVLGACNPAIADRALDATDNRLGALMPCNVVVWEQEPGVQRVYHVSIMRIARLLGMVSDEEAMDGIVAETGELVDEAFANLD from the coding sequence ATGACGCTCCCGATCGACCCGACCGAGATCGACCCCGACGACTTCGGCGAGGCCCAGACCACGCTGCAGATGGACCACGAGGAAGCCGTCGAACGCGTCCGCGAGGCGTTCACCGATGTCGGCATGGGGATCCCCGTGGAGTTCTCGCCGTCGGAGATGCTCAACGAGAAGGTCGACGCCGACAGGGACCCCTACTACGTGCTGGGGGCCTGCAACCCGGCGATCGCCGACAGAGCGCTCGACGCGACCGACAACAGGCTCGGCGCGCTGATGCCCTGTAACGTCGTCGTCTGGGAGCAAGAGCCCGGCGTCCAGCGCGTCTACCACGTCTCGATCATGCGCATCGCGCGACTCCTCGGGATGGTCTCCGACGAGGAAGCGATGGACGGGATCGTCGCCGAGACCGGCGAACTCGTCGACGAGGCCTTCGCGAACCTCGACTGA
- a CDS encoding helix-turn-helix domain-containing protein, with protein MPDSMSEQLQRDMECGGLLECFHGLKQLDRDVFQALVDTDEPLTVDEVAAAVDRERSTAYRAVQRLLQTGFIRKEQVNYDQGGYYHVYEPADPATIADDMQRMLNDWYAKMGQLIREFETKYEDTETPAGSVEG; from the coding sequence ATGCCGGATTCGATGTCCGAACAACTACAGCGGGACATGGAGTGTGGGGGGCTTCTGGAGTGTTTCCACGGGCTCAAACAGCTCGACAGGGACGTCTTCCAGGCGTTGGTCGACACCGACGAGCCGCTGACGGTCGACGAGGTCGCGGCGGCCGTCGACCGCGAGCGCTCGACCGCCTACCGCGCCGTCCAGCGGCTGCTCCAGACCGGTTTCATCCGGAAGGAACAGGTCAACTACGACCAGGGCGGCTACTACCACGTCTACGAGCCCGCCGACCCGGCGACCATCGCCGACGACATGCAGCGCATGCTCAACGACTGGTACGCCAAGATGGGCCAGCTCATCCGCGAGTTCGAGACGAAGTACGAGGACACCGAGACGCCCGCCGGCTCGGTCGAGGGCTGA